One stretch of Thalassovita sp. DNA includes these proteins:
- a CDS encoding ABC transporter substrate-binding protein, producing MKLLKSALLASVMAMPMAGAALADTPPNALIVAQNIDDIVAIDPAQAYEFTSGELVTNMYDRLVQYDAEDPTVLAAGIASDWQMDAASRTITFTIRDDATFHSGNPVTPADVVYSLGRVIKLNLTPAFILAQLGWTPENVDQMVTAEGNVVTVKYEGDFSPAFVLNVLAARPASIVDMKTVMANEVDGDMGNAWLNANAAGSGPFKLDAYRPAQLVRMSAHGDYFKGAPKMDSVIIRHVAESATQELMLESGDIDLARNLTPDQIAGLDASAIKVDTFPQAAVHFLSFNQKTDSLTDPAVWEAARYLVDYKGMTNSIIKGQMEVHQAFWPKGFPGSYDETPFSYDPAKAKAILAEAGIETPIKVELDVINAAPFTDMAQSLQASFADAGISFEILPGTGSQVITKYRERTHEAMLLYWGPDFMDPHSNAKAFAYNSDNSDGSYAATTTWRNAWAVPDELNKKTKMALTESDPAKRLEIYQDLQAEVQKESPIVIMFQAAYQVAMDTNVSGYVNGATSDFVFYRLVDKD from the coding sequence ATGAAACTGTTGAAGTCTGCCCTTTTGGCTTCGGTCATGGCGATGCCGATGGCTGGCGCTGCCCTGGCTGACACGCCACCCAATGCGCTGATTGTGGCGCAGAACATTGACGACATCGTCGCCATTGACCCGGCTCAGGCCTATGAGTTCACCTCGGGCGAGCTGGTCACCAACATGTATGACCGTCTGGTGCAATATGACGCCGAAGACCCAACCGTCCTGGCCGCCGGGATCGCCAGCGACTGGCAGATGGATGCAGCAAGCCGCACCATCACCTTCACCATTCGTGATGATGCCACCTTCCATTCCGGCAACCCGGTCACCCCGGCTGATGTGGTGTATTCGCTGGGTCGTGTGATCAAGCTGAACCTGACCCCGGCCTTCATTCTGGCCCAGCTGGGCTGGACCCCGGAAAATGTGGACCAGATGGTCACCGCCGAGGGCAATGTGGTCACCGTGAAATACGAAGGCGACTTCTCACCGGCGTTTGTTCTGAACGTTCTGGCGGCGCGCCCGGCCTCGATCGTGGACATGAAAACCGTCATGGCCAACGAAGTTGACGGTGACATGGGCAACGCCTGGCTGAACGCCAATGCTGCGGGTTCTGGCCCATTCAAACTGGACGCTTACCGCCCGGCGCAGCTGGTGCGGATGTCGGCACACGGCGACTACTTCAAAGGCGCCCCCAAGATGGACAGCGTCATCATTCGCCACGTCGCCGAAAGCGCCACGCAGGAGCTGATGCTGGAAAGCGGTGACATCGATCTGGCGCGCAACCTGACCCCGGATCAGATTGCCGGCCTCGACGCCAGCGCAATCAAGGTGGATACCTTCCCGCAGGCAGCGGTTCACTTCCTGTCGTTCAACCAGAAAACCGACAGCCTGACCGACCCCGCCGTTTGGGAGGCCGCGCGCTACCTGGTTGACTACAAAGGCATGACCAACTCGATCATCAAAGGTCAGATGGAAGTGCACCAGGCCTTCTGGCCGAAGGGCTTCCCGGGTTCCTACGATGAAACCCCGTTCAGCTACGATCCTGCCAAAGCCAAGGCCATCCTGGCCGAAGCGGGCATCGAGACACCGATCAAGGTGGAACTGGATGTGATCAACGCCGCGCCCTTCACCGATATGGCGCAGTCGCTGCAGGCCAGCTTTGCAGATGCGGGCATTTCCTTTGAGATCCTGCCCGGCACCGGTAGCCAGGTGATCACCAAATACCGTGAGCGGACCCATGAGGCTATGCTGCTCTATTGGGGCCCGGATTTCATGGATCCGCATTCCAACGCCAAGGCCTTTGCCTATAACTCCGACAACTCGGACGGTTCTTATGCGGCGACCACCACCTGGCGCAATGCCTGGGCGGTGCCGGATGAGCTGAACAAGAAGACCAAAATGGCGCTGACCGAAAGCGATCCGGCCAAACGTCTGGAGATCTATCAGGACCTGCAGGCCGAGGTTCAAAAAGAATCGCCCATCGTCATCATGTTCCAGGCCGCCTATCAGGTTGCCATGGACACCAATGTCAGCGGCTACGTGAACGGCGCCACCTCTGACTTTGTGTTCTACCGTCTGGTAGACAAAGACTAA
- a CDS encoding glutaredoxin family protein: MPKAILHRMELPKYTCSYGIAARDLLRKEGFEIEEHILRSRSAVDAFKDTHHIATTPLIFIDGKKIGGFNDLRAHLKAEKRK; the protein is encoded by the coding sequence ATGCCCAAAGCCATCCTTCACCGTATGGAGTTGCCCAAATACACCTGCAGCTACGGTATCGCCGCCCGCGATCTGTTGCGCAAAGAAGGCTTCGAGATCGAAGAGCATATTCTGCGTTCGCGCTCTGCGGTGGATGCGTTTAAAGACACACATCACATCGCCACCACGCCGCTGATTTTTATAGATGGCAAAAAGATCGGTGGTTTCAATGATCTCCGCGCCCACCTGAAAGCAGAGAAGCGCAAGTGA
- a CDS encoding ABC transporter ATP-binding protein → MGNPAILLKDLDISYGTTKVVRDVNLSVAAGESFALVGESGSGKSTVLKAIAGLAPDWTGQISVLGQPRGHGPDSGFAKTCQMVFQDPYGSLHPRKVVDAVLREPLKVHGLGNRDARIAEVLNAVGLDQRFRFRFPHQLSGGQRQRVAIARALMLGPKVMLLDEPTSALDVSVQAEILNLLKRLRAEQGLTYLMVTHNLPVVSFMCDRMAVMNKGEIVEIADAKQLHSGDFSHDYTRELYAASGAEPV, encoded by the coding sequence ATGGGCAATCCTGCGATCCTACTGAAAGATCTGGATATTTCCTACGGCACCACCAAAGTGGTGCGCGATGTGAACCTGTCTGTCGCCGCGGGCGAAAGCTTCGCGCTTGTTGGCGAAAGCGGCTCGGGAAAATCAACGGTGCTGAAGGCCATCGCCGGGCTTGCTCCCGATTGGACCGGTCAGATTTCGGTGCTGGGACAGCCGCGCGGACATGGGCCGGACAGCGGGTTTGCCAAGACCTGCCAGATGGTGTTTCAGGATCCCTATGGTTCCCTCCATCCGCGCAAAGTGGTGGATGCCGTGCTGCGGGAACCGCTGAAAGTCCACGGGCTGGGCAACCGCGATGCCCGCATTGCTGAGGTGCTGAATGCCGTTGGGCTGGACCAGCGTTTCCGCTTCCGGTTTCCACATCAGCTGTCCGGTGGTCAGCGTCAGCGGGTGGCGATTGCCCGCGCGCTGATGCTGGGGCCCAAGGTGATGCTGCTGGATGAGCCGACCTCCGCCCTGGATGTTTCTGTGCAGGCGGAAATCCTGAACCTGTTGAAACGCCTGCGCGCTGAACAGGGGCTGACCTATCTGATGGTCACCCACAACCTGCCCGTGGTCAGCTTCATGTGTGACCGTATGGCGGTGATGAACAAAGGTGAGATTGTCGAAATTGCGGATGCAAAACAACTGCATAGCGGCGACTTCTCACATGACTATACCCGTGAACTCTATGCCGCCAGCGGCGCAGAGCCCGTATGA
- a CDS encoding ABC transporter permease → MTTIDWLLADSPTSRLQANAGRAYRMLRALMRNPLAVIGGIIILTLIFAAAFAPWIAPESPLGQNLEARLLPPSADHWMGTDELGRDIFSRVVHGARITLVIVALVALISAPLGLIIGAVAGYFGGWTDKVLMGLTDVFLSMPKLILALAFVAALGPGIENAIIAIAITAWPAYARIARAETLTFRNSEFIAATRLLGASHSRIIVQHVLPLCTSSMIIRVTLDMAGIILTAAGLGFLGLGAQPPLPEWGAMISRGRTFILDQWWVATMPGFAIILVSLGFCFLGDGLRDVLDPKQGGKS, encoded by the coding sequence ATGACGACGATTGACTGGCTTCTCGCTGACTCGCCCACGTCACGGCTGCAGGCCAATGCCGGGCGGGCCTATCGCATGCTGCGCGCCCTGATGCGCAACCCGCTGGCGGTGATTGGCGGGATCATCATCCTGACCCTGATCTTTGCCGCGGCCTTCGCGCCCTGGATCGCCCCCGAAAGCCCGCTGGGTCAAAATCTGGAGGCCCGCCTGCTGCCGCCATCGGCCGATCATTGGATGGGCACGGATGAGTTGGGCCGCGATATCTTCAGCCGGGTGGTCCATGGCGCCCGCATCACGCTAGTGATCGTGGCGCTGGTCGCGCTGATTTCCGCGCCGCTGGGTCTGATCATTGGGGCGGTCGCTGGCTATTTTGGGGGCTGGACCGATAAAGTGCTGATGGGGCTGACTGATGTGTTCCTGTCGATGCCCAAGCTGATCCTTGCGCTGGCCTTTGTGGCCGCGCTGGGGCCGGGCATTGAAAACGCCATCATCGCGATTGCCATCACCGCATGGCCCGCCTATGCGCGGATCGCCCGGGCGGAAACGCTGACCTTTCGTAACTCTGAATTCATCGCCGCCACGCGCCTTCTGGGGGCCTCACACAGCCGGATCATTGTGCAGCATGTGCTGCCGCTCTGCACCTCATCGATGATCATCCGGGTAACGCTGGATATGGCCGGGATCATTCTGACCGCGGCCGGGCTTGGCTTTCTTGGCCTTGGGGCGCAGCCGCCGCTGCCGGAATGGGGGGCGATGATTTCCCGCGGTCGGACCTTTATTCTTGATCAATGGTGGGTGGCCACAATGCCGGGCTTCGCCATCATTCTGGTCAGCCTTGGCTTCTGTTTCTTGGGCGACGGGCTGCGCGATGTGCTGGACCCGAAACAGGGGGGCAAATCATGA
- a CDS encoding FAD-dependent oxidoreductase, with protein MKTQVKALVVGGGAVGTSIAYHLAKAGWDDVMLIERDELTSGSTWHAAGLLPLFNMSYATTHIHQYSVDFYKTLEEETGLNAGFAVVGNLRMAQTQERMDEYMLYASTAETCGVKYEWLSPDQIKERWPLIETSDLKGAIYHTEDGYINPADVTQAMAKGARQRGVEIHRKMQADDFHWTGTHWEVTCTKMVEKGGNLVESDEKVVITAEHVVTASGNHAQRTAKMLGIKMPAIPVEHTFIVMDQDPELVKWREAGNAEHPVVRDADAQSYAREERGGWILGIYEKDAPARFEHGVPDSFRADLFPLDLDRIAEQYMKMTERVPSCAESGLKDDFNGPICYTPDGNPLVGPAPGLRNMWLAEGFSFGITAAGGTGYYLAQMMVDGEAEIDMASLDPKRYSSNWMTTEFAARKNEECYEHVYILHHPDEERPAARPLRTSPAYDRQKERGAQFGWVNGWERPNYYGPLDAPENFDEESRSFRRGKWWQYAVEEAKAIREGVGLIDATAFTKHVVKGPGATQFLDWFTCNKLPKIGRINLTYALTSHGTTRTEYTIVRNGENNYYLVSAGAWTEYDADFLRKAAEDKMEEFGYIEIQDVTTQWGVFAIAGPKARDVLKEVIVDADPETALSNKRFPWLSARQIELGMCPVNAIRVAYTGELGWELHHPIEMQNYLFDLLEKAGEKHGMKLVGARAQNWLRQEKSYRAFGTELGRDATPAEADLPRFIDLEKDFHGKEAMLEKGVRVKCCTLLIDGPEDADPWGREALYTQDGTRVGRLTSGGYSVAFETSIGMGYVTPELAVEGTKLKVKIQDKLWDATVTCDSPYDPKNETIRVNG; from the coding sequence ATGAAAACCCAAGTCAAAGCTCTTGTTGTCGGCGGTGGCGCCGTTGGCACCTCGATCGCCTATCACCTGGCCAAGGCCGGATGGGATGACGTTATGCTGATCGAACGCGATGAGCTGACTTCGGGGTCGACCTGGCACGCTGCGGGCCTGCTGCCGCTGTTCAACATGTCCTATGCCACCACCCATATTCACCAGTATTCGGTGGATTTCTACAAGACGCTGGAGGAAGAGACCGGGCTGAACGCCGGTTTCGCCGTGGTGGGCAACCTGCGGATGGCGCAGACGCAGGAGCGGATGGATGAGTATATGCTCTATGCCTCCACCGCCGAAACCTGTGGCGTGAAATACGAATGGCTGAGCCCCGATCAGATCAAAGAGCGCTGGCCGCTGATTGAGACCTCGGATCTGAAGGGCGCGATTTACCACACCGAAGATGGCTACATTAACCCGGCTGACGTGACCCAGGCGATGGCCAAAGGCGCCCGTCAGCGTGGGGTGGAGATCCACCGCAAGATGCAGGCTGATGATTTTCATTGGACCGGCACCCATTGGGAGGTCACCTGCACCAAGATGGTGGAAAAGGGTGGCAACCTGGTGGAATCCGACGAAAAGGTTGTGATCACCGCAGAACACGTTGTGACCGCTTCGGGCAACCACGCGCAGCGCACCGCCAAGATGCTGGGCATCAAGATGCCGGCGATCCCGGTGGAACACACTTTCATCGTGATGGATCAGGATCCTGAGCTGGTCAAATGGCGCGAGGCCGGCAATGCGGAACACCCCGTTGTGCGCGATGCGGATGCGCAGTCCTACGCCCGTGAGGAACGCGGCGGCTGGATTCTGGGCATCTATGAGAAAGACGCGCCAGCTCGGTTTGAACACGGTGTGCCGGATAGCTTCCGCGCCGATCTGTTCCCGCTGGATCTGGACCGGATTGCCGAACAGTACATGAAAATGACCGAACGGGTGCCGTCCTGTGCGGAATCTGGTCTGAAGGACGATTTCAATGGCCCGATCTGCTACACGCCAGATGGCAACCCGCTGGTGGGTCCGGCCCCGGGCCTTCGTAACATGTGGCTGGCCGAAGGTTTCAGCTTCGGGATCACCGCGGCGGGCGGCACCGGCTATTACCTGGCCCAGATGATGGTTGATGGTGAGGCTGAGATCGACATGGCTTCGCTCGACCCGAAACGCTACTCCTCCAACTGGATGACCACCGAATTTGCCGCGCGCAAAAACGAAGAGTGCTATGAGCACGTCTACATCCTGCACCACCCGGATGAGGAGCGCCCCGCTGCCCGGCCTTTGCGGACTTCGCCCGCCTACGACCGCCAGAAAGAACGCGGCGCGCAGTTTGGCTGGGTCAACGGCTGGGAACGTCCGAACTACTACGGCCCGCTTGATGCGCCAGAAAACTTCGATGAGGAAAGCCGCAGCTTCCGCCGTGGCAAATGGTGGCAATATGCCGTGGAAGAGGCCAAAGCGATCCGCGAAGGTGTGGGCCTGATCGACGCCACTGCCTTCACCAAACATGTGGTCAAAGGCCCCGGTGCCACCCAGTTCCTGGATTGGTTCACCTGTAACAAACTGCCGAAAATCGGCCGCATTAACCTGACCTATGCGCTGACCAGCCACGGCACCACCCGTACCGAATACACCATCGTGCGCAATGGCGAGAATAACTACTACCTCGTCTCCGCAGGGGCCTGGACGGAATATGACGCCGATTTCCTGCGCAAAGCGGCCGAAGACAAGATGGAAGAGTTTGGCTACATCGAGATCCAGGATGTCACCACCCAGTGGGGCGTCTTCGCCATCGCAGGCCCCAAGGCCCGCGACGTGCTGAAAGAGGTGATCGTGGATGCAGATCCTGAAACCGCTCTGTCGAACAAACGGTTCCCTTGGCTGTCGGCCCGTCAGATCGAACTGGGCATGTGCCCCGTGAATGCGATCCGTGTGGCCTACACAGGTGAGTTGGGCTGGGAGCTGCATCACCCGATTGAGATGCAGAACTACCTGTTCGACCTGTTGGAAAAAGCCGGTGAAAAACACGGTATGAAACTGGTGGGCGCACGGGCGCAAAACTGGCTGCGTCAGGAAAAATCCTACCGCGCCTTCGGCACCGAATTGGGCCGCGATGCGACGCCTGCTGAGGCTGACCTGCCGCGCTTCATCGACCTGGAAAAAGACTTCCACGGCAAAGAGGCGATGCTGGAAAAGGGTGTTCGGGTGAAATGCTGCACCCTGCTGATCGACGGGCCAGAGGACGCCGACCCTTGGGGCCGTGAGGCGCTTTATACCCAGGATGGCACCCGCGTTGGGCGCCTGACCTCGGGCGGCTATTCGGTGGCCTTTGAGACGTCGATCGGCATGGGCTACGTCACGCCGGAACTGGCGGTGGAAGGCACCAAGCTGAAGGTGAAAATTCAGGATAAGCTCTGGGATGCCACCGTCACCTGTGACAGCCCCTATGATCCGAAGAACGAAACCATCCGGGTCAACGGCTGA
- a CDS encoding ABC transporter permease — protein sequence MSNKGNSKSKLLSLLTGIAGFAFVVVLTFLGLLAITFFIGRVVPIDPVLSVVGDRATQEQYDAARIAMGLDQPLWRQFLTYVADVARGDFGMSISTNRPVAEDLARVFPATLEMATLGIIIGVVLGVPTGVWAAAKQGTWVDQIIRVFALLGYSVPAFWLGLVGLAVFYAGLGWVAGPGRVDIYYEGLVDPISGVLLIDALLIGDTEVFWNALSHLVLPSLILGFFSLAYIARMTRSFMLDQLGQEFITTARVKGVSEWKVIWSHGFKPIRVPLITVIGLSYAALLEGSVMIETVFSWPGIGNYLTHALLNADMNAVLGATLVIGAVFIFINKISDVLYRVLDPRSKS from the coding sequence TTGTCCAACAAAGGAAATTCCAAAAGTAAGCTGCTGAGCCTGCTGACGGGAATCGCCGGTTTTGCCTTTGTGGTGGTGCTGACGTTTCTTGGTCTTCTGGCGATCACTTTCTTTATTGGTCGCGTGGTGCCAATCGATCCGGTGCTGTCGGTGGTCGGCGATCGCGCCACGCAGGAACAATATGATGCGGCGCGCATTGCGATGGGTCTGGATCAGCCCCTGTGGCGGCAGTTTCTGACATACGTCGCGGATGTGGCGCGCGGTGATTTTGGCATGTCGATATCCACCAACCGCCCGGTGGCCGAGGATCTGGCCCGCGTCTTCCCCGCCACGCTGGAGATGGCCACCCTGGGCATCATCATCGGTGTCGTGCTGGGGGTGCCGACAGGGGTCTGGGCGGCCGCCAAACAGGGCACTTGGGTGGATCAGATCATCCGTGTCTTTGCGCTGCTGGGTTATTCGGTGCCGGCCTTCTGGCTGGGCCTTGTCGGGCTGGCAGTGTTTTACGCAGGGCTTGGCTGGGTCGCGGGACCGGGCCGGGTGGATATCTATTACGAGGGTCTGGTTGATCCGATTTCAGGCGTGTTGCTGATCGATGCGCTGCTCATTGGCGACACCGAAGTGTTCTGGAACGCCCTGTCGCATCTGGTGCTGCCGTCGCTGATCCTCGGCTTCTTCAGCCTGGCCTATATCGCGCGGATGACCCGTAGTTTCATGCTGGACCAGCTGGGGCAGGAGTTTATCACCACCGCCCGTGTCAAAGGCGTTTCGGAATGGAAGGTGATCTGGTCCCACGGGTTCAAACCGATCCGCGTACCGCTGATCACCGTGATCGGCCTGTCTTATGCGGCGCTGCTCGAAGGCTCGGTCATGATTGAGACGGTGTTCAGCTGGCCGGGCATTGGCAACTACCTGACCCATGCGCTGCTGAACGCCGATATGAACGCCGTTCTGGGCGCCACGCTGGTGATCGGGGCTGTGTTCATCTTCATCAACAAAATTTCGGACGTGCTCTACCGCGTCCTCGACCCGCGGAGCAAATCATGA
- a CDS encoding Xaa-Pro peptidase family protein has product MSLYDDRLARLRARMAETNTDLVALGPSSHMMWLSGVNPHGDERPVMLLVSQSHAGFLMPALNADAARQATDLPFEPWSDAEGPAAALDRLLEACGATSAGLSVVLDETMRADFALRLLDAMDSPSRRFTEDTVGRLRAMKDDAEYDAIKAAHLLNDEAVKAAFASLKAGMSERDVQNIIRDHYKAHGATPEFTIVGFGANGAFPHHHTSDATLSDGMAVLIDTGCRLNGYPSDMTRCGFFGTPDAAYKEVFDTVEAAVQAALAAAKPGATAGDIDKAARDVISDAGYGPQFLHRTGHGLGIDVHEPPYISGGSDHVLEAGNVFSIEPGIYINGKFGVRLEEIVILRDGGNQIFSELPRDML; this is encoded by the coding sequence ATGAGCCTTTATGATGACCGCCTCGCCCGCCTGCGGGCCCGCATGGCAGAAACCAACACCGATCTGGTCGCGCTGGGGCCGTCGAGCCATATGATGTGGCTGTCCGGCGTAAACCCGCATGGCGATGAACGCCCGGTGATGCTGCTTGTCAGCCAGAGCCACGCCGGTTTCCTGATGCCTGCACTGAACGCTGATGCTGCCCGGCAGGCGACGGATCTGCCGTTTGAACCCTGGTCCGATGCCGAAGGTCCGGCAGCGGCGCTTGACCGTCTGCTTGAGGCGTGCGGTGCCACAAGCGCCGGCCTCAGCGTGGTGCTGGACGAAACCATGCGGGCGGATTTTGCCCTGCGTCTGTTGGATGCGATGGACAGCCCCAGCCGCCGCTTCACCGAAGACACGGTGGGCCGTTTGCGGGCGATGAAAGATGACGCGGAATATGACGCCATCAAAGCCGCGCACCTGCTGAATGATGAGGCTGTGAAAGCCGCCTTTGCCAGCCTGAAGGCCGGGATGAGCGAGCGCGATGTGCAAAACATCATTCGCGATCACTACAAGGCGCATGGCGCCACGCCCGAATTCACCATCGTCGGCTTTGGCGCCAATGGCGCCTTCCCGCATCACCACACCAGCGATGCCACCCTCAGCGATGGTATGGCCGTGCTGATCGACACCGGCTGCCGGTTGAACGGCTATCCCTCGGACATGACGCGCTGCGGCTTTTTCGGCACGCCCGATGCGGCCTATAAGGAGGTCTTTGACACCGTGGAGGCTGCGGTGCAAGCCGCGCTGGCCGCCGCCAAACCCGGGGCCACTGCGGGCGATATCGACAAGGCCGCCCGCGATGTGATCTCCGACGCGGGCTACGGTCCGCAGTTCCTGCATCGCACCGGTCACGGTCTGGGCATCGACGTGCACGAACCGCCCTATATCAGCGGTGGCTCTGATCATGTGCTGGAGGCAGGCAATGTCTTCTCAATTGAGCCGGGGATCTACATCAACGGCAAGTTTGGCGTGCGTCTGGAAGAGATTGTCATCCTGCGCGACGGCGGCAATCAGATCTTTTCCGAACTGCCGCGCGATATGCTGTAA
- the panC gene encoding pantoate--beta-alanine ligase — MKICRTVEETRATVAALKTGGKRLGFVPTMGALHDGHMSLVTLAREVTDFVAVSIFVNPTQFGEDTDLQNYPRNEARDLAMLQEAGVDLVFLPEVETIYPPGHETIVETTRLANILHGAVRPGHFRGVTSVVTRLFNIVQPDVAVFGEKDYQQLQVIKRMVADLHMPVTILGGPTQREADGLAMSSRNARLTDANRAAAVVLHKALSAAADLAQTGTSVAAIRALIEAIIASEPRANLTGLDTVTPDTLEPVEGPLTQPLAVMLSVQFSDILLIDQKVIQP, encoded by the coding sequence GTGAAGATCTGCCGCACAGTCGAAGAAACCCGCGCAACCGTAGCCGCGCTGAAAACCGGCGGCAAGCGGCTGGGATTTGTGCCGACCATGGGCGCCTTGCACGACGGGCATATGTCGCTGGTCACCCTCGCCCGCGAGGTGACAGACTTTGTCGCAGTGTCTATTTTCGTCAACCCCACCCAATTCGGCGAAGACACAGACCTGCAAAACTACCCCCGGAATGAGGCCCGCGATCTGGCGATGCTGCAAGAGGCCGGCGTCGATCTGGTGTTCCTGCCCGAGGTGGAAACGATCTACCCGCCGGGCCATGAAACCATCGTCGAAACCACCCGTCTGGCCAATATCCTGCACGGCGCGGTCCGCCCCGGCCATTTTCGCGGCGTGACCTCCGTGGTGACGCGACTGTTCAACATCGTGCAGCCCGATGTCGCTGTCTTTGGCGAAAAGGACTACCAGCAACTGCAGGTGATCAAACGCATGGTCGCCGATCTGCATATGCCCGTCACGATCCTTGGCGGCCCCACCCAGCGCGAGGCTGATGGTCTGGCCATGTCGTCGCGCAATGCACGCCTCACCGATGCCAACCGCGCCGCTGCCGTTGTGCTGCACAAAGCGCTGAGCGCCGCCGCGGATCTGGCCCAGACCGGCACCAGCGTCGCGGCGATCCGCGCATTGATTGAGGCGATCATCGCCTCTGAGCCGCGCGCCAACCTGACGGGCCTCGACACCGTTACACCCGACACATTGGAACCGGTCGAAGGCCCCCTTACCCAACCGCTGGCGGTGATGCTGTCGGTGCAGTTTTCAGACATCCTCCTGATCGATCAAAAGGTGATCCAGCCATGA
- a CDS encoding XRE family transcriptional regulator, producing MAEQDPKATGSKAAKTGPKLGALIRKRRKQLGLTLQALCNSAGLSVGYLSQVERDNATPTLGTLAQIAAALEVDLEYFVATPKPSDALTRHDTRPRFNVPGSDTTYEALNAEFPGAELQSYILHVPAGFASEVVSHEGEEIIYVLDGEIEQMLDGQTFRLRAGDSLHYSGQTPHAWSNPTARDARILWTGTLSVLKGKSRMDLPELATSDGKS from the coding sequence ATGGCAGAGCAAGACCCAAAAGCTACAGGCAGCAAAGCCGCGAAAACCGGCCCCAAGCTGGGCGCGTTGATCCGCAAGCGGCGCAAACAGTTGGGGCTGACCCTGCAGGCGCTGTGCAATTCGGCGGGGCTGTCGGTGGGCTATCTCAGCCAGGTGGAACGCGACAATGCCACCCCAACGCTCGGCACGCTGGCGCAGATCGCCGCCGCGCTGGAGGTTGATCTGGAATATTTCGTGGCGACCCCGAAACCCTCTGACGCGCTGACCCGCCACGACACCCGGCCGCGGTTCAATGTGCCGGGGTCTGACACCACCTATGAGGCACTGAATGCCGAATTCCCCGGCGCTGAGCTGCAAAGCTACATCCTACATGTGCCCGCAGGGTTCGCATCAGAAGTGGTGAGCCATGAAGGCGAAGAGATCATCTATGTGCTGGACGGCGAGATTGAGCAGATGCTGGACGGCCAGACCTTCCGCCTGCGCGCCGGCGACAGCCTGCATTACAGCGGCCAGACGCCCCATGCCTGGTCCAACCCCACCGCCCGCGATGCCCGGATCCTATGGACCGGCACCTTGAGCGTCCTGAAAGGCAAATCGCGCATGGACCTGCCGGAACTGGCAACCAGCGACGGCAAATCCTGA
- a CDS encoding ABC transporter ATP-binding protein, which translates to MTAPKPLLDVENLRVSFPTPTGPVEVVKGLNLSLGRERLGIVGESGSGKSMTGRAILRLIRKPGKMTADRLAFDGVELQGLSESKMRDLRGARISMIMQDPKFSLNPVMTIGYQIAEALKAHESLSRRDVQARVIEMLQAVRINDPEQVAQMYPHQVSGGMGQRIMIAMMLIPRPDLLIADEPTSALDVSVQGQVLDLIDELVREKGMGLILISHDLNLVARYCDRIMVMHAGQVVETCAAKDLHKAQHPYTRGLLAAVPQMKETREVLPVLDRSQWGGT; encoded by the coding sequence ATGACCGCGCCGAAACCTTTGTTGGATGTTGAAAACCTCCGCGTCAGCTTCCCCACACCGACAGGTCCGGTGGAGGTTGTGAAGGGATTGAACCTGAGCCTTGGCCGTGAACGCCTTGGGATTGTTGGGGAAAGTGGATCGGGTAAGTCGATGACGGGCCGTGCCATCCTGCGCCTGATCCGCAAACCCGGCAAGATGACCGCGGATCGGCTGGCCTTTGACGGGGTTGAGCTGCAGGGGTTGAGCGAAAGCAAGATGCGCGATCTGCGCGGGGCGCGGATTTCGATGATCATGCAGGACCCCAAGTTTTCGCTCAATCCGGTGATGACCATCGGCTACCAGATTGCCGAAGCGCTGAAAGCCCATGAAAGCCTCAGCCGGCGCGACGTGCAGGCGCGGGTGATTGAGATGCTGCAGGCGGTGCGCATTAACGATCCTGAACAGGTGGCGCAGATGTACCCGCATCAGGTCTCGGGCGGGATGGGGCAGCGGATCATGATCGCCATGATGCTTATCCCACGGCCCGACCTGCTGATCGCGGATGAACCCACCTCGGCCTTGGATGTGTCCGTGCAGGGGCAGGTGCTGGATCTGATTGATGAGCTGGTGCGCGAAAAGGGCATGGGGCTGATCCTGATCAGCCATGACCTCAATCTGGTGGCGCGGTATTGCGACCGGATCATGGTGATGCACGCGGGCCAGGTGGTGGAAACCTGCGCGGCCAAGGATCTGCATAAGGCGCAGCATCCTTACACGCGCGGCCTGCTGGCGGCGGTGCCGCAAATGAAAGAAACCCGTGAGGTTCTGCCCGTGCTGGACCGCAGCCAATGGGGGGGCACCTGA